A region of Toxorhynchites rutilus septentrionalis strain SRP chromosome 1, ASM2978413v1, whole genome shotgun sequence DNA encodes the following proteins:
- the LOC129778317 gene encoding elongator complex protein 6, with protein sequence MAQPLLTACGLNDQRLPAFTLVKQHSGVDGSFLIASVLGQRLKLSRENRVLLVAAQHNYNHYSSACLKLAYNLAPSRDSGQLEVLDVGAELYQNYPASCPRLDDVVKRIRTFLEGSPRGTVLFDDLMYFLNFDDSETQLIDIMEDLAGNLSEDQALVVKLNTADLYEVLCANLDDLAQTTIQLERLPSGTFREVDGKMSVSRWQPSEAESLISVKQLERSVLFKVCERNVRIFVPGELGIKHL encoded by the coding sequence ATGGCTCAACCCCTCCTAACAGCGTGTGGATTGAACGATCAAAGACTCCCCGCATTTACTTTGGTGAAACAGCACTCGGGCGTAGATGGCAGTTTCCTCATCGCTTCCGTCCTCGGTCAGCGGCTCAAGCTGTCCCGGGAAAATCGGGTCCTGCTAGTGGCAGCGCAGCACAATTACAATCACTACAGTAGTGCGTGCCTTAAGCTCGCCTACAACTTGGCACCGTCGCGTGACTCCGGTCAACTGGAAGTGCTGGATGTTGGGGCTGAGCTGTATCAAAACTATCCGGCCAGCTGTCCCCGGCTAGATGATGTTGTTAAACGAATACGAACGTTCCTGGAGGGTTCCCCGAGAGGGACGGTTTTGTTTGATGATTTGATGTATTTCCTCAACTTTGACGATTCGGAGACACAGTTAATCGATATTATGGAGGATCTCGCAGGCAATCTGAGCGAGGATCAAGCGCTGGTTGTTAAGCTGAATACGGCAGATTTGTACGAGGTTCTATGTGCCAATTTGGATGATTTGGCGCAAACGACAATTCAGCTCGAGCGCTTGCCGTCAGGCACATTCCGGGAAGTAGATGGAAAGATGAGCGTGAGCAGGTGGCAACCATCGGAGGCCGAATCGTTGATCAGCGTTAAACAGTTAGAGCGATCGGTATTGTTCAAGGTGTGTGAGAGAAATGTTAGAATTTTCGTTCCTGGTGAGCTTGGAATAAAACATTTGTGA